One Clavibacter zhangzhiyongii genomic region harbors:
- a CDS encoding MMPL family transporter: protein MASVLYRLGSMAARRAWVVIISWVVILGIGVGSFLAFAGTLGNSFDIPGTASGAVTDELARTLPDTAGGTGTVVYTTTDGSAFTDQQKADISALATSAGDLDGVASVVDPFAVTQQRADQAAQLQSGDEQITAGRSQLDQAQQQLDAGKAQLEAGQQQLTAARQQAEAAGAQAAQLAPLDAQQAQLDQQTQALQEQQATVDANRTQLESGAEQAELGRTLLGLTDGIGVVSEDGSTAIVNVSFTEPRLELSEETKQEAIAHFQDSPVDGTRVDFATDLAQGVPEIFGIGEVVGLVFAAIVLIVMLGTLIAASLPIVTAVVGVGVGVTASLAFSGVVDMASVTPVLGVMLGLAVGIDYSLFIVNRHRKQMLAGTGVRESIGLANGTSGTAVVFAGSTVIVALLALNITGVPFLALMGTVGAVCVLVAVLVAITLTPAVLGLAGARVLRKRDRERAAAADPARPQDAAKALKPMSNARAVLTVLGTVVALLVVAIPSLSMRLGLPDGSSEPAGSTSERAFSTVAAEFGEGANGPLLVVADVPAGVAEADLLATQVDVAQALHDLDDVVAVAPVANTDDGTVLAFQVLPEEGPNSESTEQLVQDIRAMPELDGGISLGVAGQAATNIDISEALAAVLPLYLLVVVGLSLLILIVVFRSILLPLIATGGFVLSLFATYGLIVAVFQFGWGAGLIGLESPGPILSFLPVILVGILFGLAMDYQLFLASGMREAYVHGAEARLAVVQGLRAGRAVVTAAALIMVSVFGGFIFSESTIIRSIGFGLAFGVLLDAFVVRMLLMPALMHLLGRSAWWLPRWLDRILPDVDIEGAALERTHPHASAAAGVPATELPEGLPADGGHGAHAAPPTASTVRAETEAAPHER from the coding sequence ATGGCATCAGTGCTGTACCGGCTCGGTTCGATGGCCGCGCGTCGAGCGTGGGTCGTGATCATCTCGTGGGTGGTGATCCTCGGGATCGGCGTGGGCTCGTTCCTCGCCTTCGCGGGCACCCTCGGCAACAGCTTCGACATCCCGGGCACGGCGTCCGGCGCCGTCACCGACGAGCTCGCCCGGACGCTCCCGGACACCGCGGGCGGCACCGGCACGGTCGTCTACACGACCACCGACGGCTCGGCCTTCACCGACCAGCAGAAGGCGGACATCTCGGCCCTCGCGACGAGCGCGGGCGACCTCGATGGCGTCGCCTCCGTGGTGGATCCCTTCGCCGTCACCCAGCAGCGCGCCGACCAGGCCGCGCAGCTGCAGAGCGGCGACGAGCAGATCACCGCGGGCCGCAGCCAGCTCGACCAGGCGCAGCAGCAGCTCGACGCCGGGAAGGCGCAGCTCGAGGCCGGCCAGCAGCAGCTCACCGCCGCGCGCCAGCAGGCCGAGGCCGCGGGCGCGCAGGCGGCCCAGCTCGCGCCGCTCGACGCGCAGCAGGCCCAGCTCGACCAGCAGACCCAGGCGCTCCAGGAGCAGCAGGCGACGGTCGACGCGAACCGCACGCAGCTCGAGTCCGGCGCCGAGCAGGCCGAACTCGGCCGCACGCTCCTCGGCCTCACGGACGGCATCGGCGTCGTCTCGGAGGACGGCTCGACCGCGATCGTCAACGTCTCCTTCACGGAGCCGCGCCTCGAGCTCTCCGAGGAGACCAAGCAGGAGGCCATCGCCCACTTCCAGGACTCCCCCGTCGACGGCACGCGCGTCGACTTCGCGACCGACCTGGCGCAGGGCGTCCCCGAGATCTTCGGCATCGGCGAGGTCGTCGGCCTCGTGTTCGCCGCCATCGTCCTGATCGTGATGCTCGGCACGCTCATCGCCGCCTCGCTCCCCATCGTCACCGCGGTGGTCGGCGTGGGCGTCGGCGTCACGGCCTCGCTCGCGTTCTCCGGCGTCGTGGACATGGCGTCGGTGACCCCGGTGCTCGGCGTGATGCTCGGCCTCGCGGTCGGCATCGACTACTCCCTCTTCATCGTCAACCGGCACCGCAAGCAGATGCTCGCCGGCACGGGCGTGCGCGAGTCGATCGGGCTCGCCAACGGCACCTCGGGAACGGCGGTCGTGTTCGCGGGATCCACCGTGATCGTCGCGCTCCTCGCCCTCAACATCACGGGCGTGCCGTTCCTCGCGCTGATGGGCACGGTGGGCGCCGTCTGCGTGCTCGTCGCGGTGCTGGTCGCCATCACCCTCACGCCCGCGGTGCTCGGCCTCGCCGGCGCGCGCGTGCTGCGGAAGCGCGACCGCGAGCGCGCGGCGGCCGCCGACCCGGCCCGCCCGCAGGACGCGGCGAAGGCCCTGAAGCCCATGTCGAACGCGCGCGCCGTGCTCACGGTGCTCGGCACGGTCGTGGCCCTGCTCGTGGTCGCGATCCCCAGCCTGTCGATGCGCCTCGGGCTCCCGGACGGGTCGAGCGAGCCCGCCGGATCCACCAGCGAGCGCGCCTTCTCCACGGTCGCCGCCGAGTTCGGCGAGGGCGCCAACGGCCCGCTGCTCGTGGTCGCCGACGTGCCCGCGGGCGTCGCCGAGGCCGACCTCCTCGCCACCCAGGTCGACGTCGCGCAGGCCCTGCACGACCTCGACGACGTGGTCGCCGTGGCACCCGTCGCGAACACCGACGACGGCACCGTGCTCGCGTTCCAGGTGCTCCCCGAGGAGGGCCCGAACAGCGAGTCGACCGAGCAGCTGGTGCAGGACATCCGCGCGATGCCCGAGCTCGACGGCGGGATCTCGCTCGGCGTCGCCGGGCAGGCCGCCACCAACATCGACATCTCCGAGGCGCTGGCCGCGGTGCTGCCGCTCTACCTGCTCGTGGTCGTGGGGCTGTCGCTGCTGATCCTGATCGTCGTGTTCCGCTCGATCCTCCTGCCGCTCATCGCGACGGGCGGGTTCGTGCTGTCGCTGTTCGCGACCTACGGCCTCATCGTCGCGGTGTTCCAGTTCGGCTGGGGCGCGGGGCTGATCGGGCTGGAGAGCCCGGGGCCGATCCTGAGCTTCCTGCCGGTGATCCTCGTCGGGATCCTGTTCGGCCTCGCCATGGACTACCAGCTGTTCCTCGCGAGCGGCATGCGGGAGGCGTACGTGCACGGCGCCGAGGCGCGGCTCGCGGTGGTGCAGGGCCTCCGGGCCGGGCGCGCGGTCGTGACGGCGGCGGCGCTCATCATGGTGTCGGTGTTCGGCGGCTTCATCTTCTCGGAGTCGACCATCATCCGGTCCATCGGCTTCGGCCTCGCGTTCGGCGTGCTCCTCGACGCGTTCGTGGTGCGGATGCTGCTGATGCCCGCGCTCATGCACCTGCTCGGCCGCTCGGCCTGGTGGCTGCCGCGCTGGCTCGACCGGATCCTGCCGGACGTCGACATCGAGGGCGCGGCGCTCGAGCGCACGCACCCGCACGCGTCGGCCGCTGCCGGGGTCCCCGCGACCGAGCTGCCCGAGGGGCTGCCGGCCGACGGCGGGCACGGGGCGCACGCGGCGCCGCCCACGGCGTCGACCGTCCGGGCCGAGACGGAGGCCGCGCCGCACGAGCGGTAG
- a CDS encoding TetR/AcrR family transcriptional regulator: MNEHRTGRVRSEAAREAILSATVRLIHAVGYDHLTIEGVAKEAGVGKQTIYRWWPSRGALIADCMTEGRLIPVEFAVPDTGDLLADIERWLTDVLAVLDAPAGGPLVRSLVAAAAEDEAVGDRLGASLGVDRDLSERLASGIRAGQLPPDAPVEELGQAILGVIVLRVLGRKADHAESVTRLVRFVLGSGGAHG; this comes from the coding sequence GTGAACGAGCACCGAACCGGGCGGGTCCGCAGCGAGGCGGCCCGCGAGGCGATCCTGAGCGCGACGGTGCGCCTCATCCACGCCGTCGGCTACGACCACCTCACGATCGAGGGCGTCGCCAAGGAGGCCGGCGTCGGCAAGCAGACGATCTACCGGTGGTGGCCGTCCCGCGGGGCGCTCATCGCCGACTGCATGACCGAGGGCCGGCTGATCCCCGTGGAGTTCGCGGTGCCCGACACCGGCGACCTCCTCGCCGACATCGAGCGCTGGCTGACCGACGTGCTCGCCGTGCTCGACGCCCCGGCCGGCGGTCCGCTCGTGCGATCGCTGGTGGCCGCGGCCGCGGAGGACGAGGCCGTCGGCGACCGCCTGGGCGCGAGCCTCGGCGTCGACCGCGACCTGTCCGAGCGCCTCGCCTCGGGGATCCGCGCGGGCCAGCTCCCGCCCGACGCCCCCGTCGAGGAGCTGGGCCAGGCGATCCTCGGCGTCATCGTGCTGCGCGTGCTCGGCCGGAAGGCCGACCACGCGGAGAGCGTGACGCGGCTGGTGCGGTTCGTGCTGGGGTCGGGCGGGGCGCACGGCTGA
- a CDS encoding MFS transporter produces the protein MDRLDPAWARRRWLLAILGGFALGGFTLSSWAARLPSIRAALELGDAELGFVLLATTAGSGAGLLASRLLLSGGGARRGLATAALAMAAGVGTVGAGAAIGSVAVLLAGFAIAGVGLGSLDVLLNIDGAVIERLSRRTLMPLMHAAWPAGAVVGAGVGAGCAALGVAPSVQLIGQAAVIAAAGLVLVRAVPSGSRGTRRARRRRRDARARRAPHVDARLLAIGVVMLGAEFGEGAANGWISVAVRDAMGRPEAFAAAAIAIYAAAQVVVRVAAGPLVDRLGRAAMIRWTSALGLAGVVLFILDLGTVPLVIGVVLWSVGVSMGFPLGMSAAAEGDDPTARVTLVASVGYVAGFVGPPLIGLLAQGFGILPALWPVAVLFLVGALLAPAFRSRRGEASAAPVG, from the coding sequence ATGGACCGGCTCGATCCCGCGTGGGCACGACGGCGGTGGCTCCTCGCCATCCTCGGCGGGTTCGCCCTCGGCGGCTTCACCCTGTCGAGCTGGGCGGCGCGGCTGCCCTCCATCCGCGCGGCCCTCGAGCTGGGCGACGCGGAGCTCGGCTTCGTCCTGCTGGCGACGACCGCGGGATCCGGCGCGGGGCTCCTCGCCTCCCGCCTGCTGCTCAGCGGCGGGGGAGCGCGCAGGGGGCTCGCCACGGCGGCCCTCGCGATGGCCGCGGGCGTCGGGACGGTGGGGGCAGGGGCCGCGATCGGCAGCGTGGCCGTCCTCCTCGCGGGCTTCGCCATCGCGGGAGTCGGCCTCGGCTCGCTGGACGTGCTCCTCAACATCGACGGCGCCGTCATCGAGCGTCTGTCGCGCCGCACCCTCATGCCGCTGATGCACGCGGCCTGGCCGGCGGGCGCGGTCGTCGGGGCGGGCGTCGGCGCGGGGTGCGCGGCGCTCGGGGTCGCGCCGTCGGTCCAGCTGATCGGACAGGCGGCGGTCATCGCGGCCGCTGGGCTGGTGCTGGTGCGGGCGGTGCCGTCCGGGAGCCGGGGGACGCGTCGTGCGCGGCGCCGGCGCAGGGACGCACGTGCCCGGCGGGCGCCGCACGTCGACGCCCGGCTGCTGGCGATCGGCGTCGTGATGCTCGGGGCCGAGTTCGGCGAGGGCGCGGCCAACGGCTGGATCAGCGTCGCCGTCCGCGACGCGATGGGCCGGCCCGAGGCCTTCGCGGCCGCCGCGATCGCGATCTACGCGGCGGCGCAGGTGGTCGTGCGGGTCGCCGCGGGACCGCTCGTCGACCGCCTCGGACGCGCGGCGATGATCCGCTGGACCTCCGCGCTCGGCCTCGCGGGCGTCGTCCTCTTCATCCTCGACCTCGGCACGGTGCCGCTCGTGATCGGCGTGGTCCTCTGGTCCGTCGGCGTCTCGATGGGCTTCCCGCTCGGGATGTCCGCCGCGGCTGAGGGCGACGACCCGACCGCGCGCGTGACCCTCGTCGCGAGCGTCGGGTACGTCGCCGGCTTCGTGGGACCGCCGCTCATCGGCCTGCTGGCCCAGGGCTTCGGGATCCTGCCCGCGCTGTGGCCGGTGGCCGTGCTGTTCCTGGTGGGTGCGCTGCTGGCGCCCGCGTTCCGGTCGCGGCGCGGGGAGGCGTCGGCCGCGCCGGTCGGGTGA
- a CDS encoding 3-hydroxyacyl-CoA dehydrogenase, whose amino-acid sequence MPDITKVTVLGAGVLGAQIAFQAANHGKTVTSYDVDDSALEAARGRLDAIVAQYVSESGEETRESATAAAAGITLTSDLAASVADADLVIEAVPERLDLKQDVYRRIADAAPERTVFATNSSTLLPSAIADSTGRPDRFLALHFANHVWRQNTAEIMGTERTSPEVFDRVVAFAEEIGMVPIPLKKEQPGYVLNSLLVPLLDAAAGLVLTGVADPKTVDTTWRIATGAPLGPFQIYDVVGLRTAHAISAASDDPGAQAWAAHLKSEYLDKGKLGVESGEGFYAYG is encoded by the coding sequence ATGCCCGACATCACCAAGGTCACCGTCCTCGGCGCGGGGGTGCTCGGCGCGCAGATCGCGTTCCAGGCCGCGAACCACGGCAAGACCGTGACGAGCTACGACGTCGATGACTCCGCACTCGAGGCCGCACGCGGGCGGCTCGACGCGATCGTCGCGCAGTACGTGTCCGAGTCGGGCGAGGAGACCCGGGAGTCCGCGACCGCGGCCGCCGCCGGGATCACGCTGACGAGCGACCTCGCCGCCTCCGTCGCCGACGCCGACCTCGTGATCGAGGCCGTCCCCGAGCGCCTCGACCTCAAGCAGGACGTCTACCGCCGCATCGCCGACGCCGCCCCCGAGCGCACGGTCTTCGCGACCAACTCCTCGACGCTCCTGCCGAGCGCGATCGCCGACTCCACCGGCCGCCCCGACCGCTTCCTCGCCCTGCACTTCGCGAACCACGTGTGGCGGCAGAACACGGCCGAGATCATGGGCACCGAGCGCACGTCGCCCGAGGTGTTCGACCGGGTGGTCGCGTTCGCGGAGGAGATCGGCATGGTCCCGATCCCGCTGAAGAAGGAGCAGCCCGGCTACGTGCTCAACTCCCTGCTCGTGCCGCTGCTCGATGCAGCCGCGGGCCTCGTGCTGACGGGTGTCGCGGATCCCAAGACGGTCGACACCACCTGGCGCATCGCCACCGGCGCGCCCCTCGGCCCGTTCCAGATCTACGACGTGGTGGGCCTCCGCACCGCCCACGCCATCTCCGCGGCGAGCGACGACCCGGGCGCGCAGGCGTGGGCGGCGCACCTCAAGAGCGAGTACCTCGACAAGGGCAAGCTCGGCGTGGAGTCCGGCGAGGGGTTCTACGCGTACGGGTGA